The proteins below come from a single Chlorogloeopsis sp. ULAP01 genomic window:
- the pgsA gene encoding CDP-diacylglycerol--glycerol-3-phosphate 3-phosphatidyltransferase, translated as MTIPNWITFSRLLGLPFLLYGLHNPTPTSRWVCLAIFLVAAGTDWLDGYLARKLNQVSDLGKFLDPLVDKLLVLAPLLALIELGQIPAWGVFLILGRELAIAGWRVSQTQISGANIWGKLKTVSQIIAIALLIAPLPQEWQLPSIVAFWISVVLTLVSGAIYLLPQTNSGNVSDHKLDVKQEKN; from the coding sequence ATGACTATACCTAATTGGATTACTTTCTCCCGTCTTTTAGGATTGCCATTCTTGCTTTACGGTTTACATAATCCTACGCCAACTAGTAGGTGGGTGTGTTTAGCAATTTTTCTCGTTGCTGCTGGTACCGACTGGTTAGATGGCTACTTGGCGCGAAAACTGAACCAAGTTAGTGACTTGGGTAAATTTCTTGATCCCTTGGTAGATAAATTGCTGGTACTCGCGCCACTTCTAGCTTTAATTGAACTAGGACAGATACCTGCTTGGGGAGTATTTTTGATCCTGGGGCGGGAGTTGGCGATCGCTGGTTGGCGTGTCAGTCAAACTCAAATTAGTGGAGCGAATATTTGGGGCAAACTCAAAACAGTTAGTCAAATAATAGCGATCGCGCTTTTAATTGCACCTTTACCACAGGAATGGCAATTGCCTTCTATTGTTGCTTTCTGGATTTCTGTTGTACTGACACTAGTATCTGGGGCAATTTATCTTCTGCCGCAAACAAATAGTGGCAATGTCTCGGATCATAAATTAGACGTTAAACAAGAAAAAAATTAA
- a CDS encoding aspartate ammonia-lyase, whose product MTQQKDYQYRIERDSMGDRQIHGSVYYGIQTLRATENFPISDLKPLPTYVDACVLIKKATAIVNGELGCISQQTSQAIVEAADEVLAGKFRDQFVVDIYQAGAGTSHHMNVNEVLANRALEILGEEKGNYKRVSPNDHVNYGQSTNDVIPTAIRIGGLLALSRTLHPALEKAIAALFAKAEEFQDIVRSGRTHMQDAVPVRLGENFRAWAYILSEHQNRIYTASGDLMVLGLGGSAAGTGMNTHSQYRARVVSVLSELIDCPLEPAPHLMAAMQSMAPFVNVSGALRNLAQDLVKISHDLRLMDSGPKTGLKEIQLPPVQPGSSIMPGKYNPVMAEMTSMVCFQVMGYDSAIALAAQAGQLELNVMMPLIAYNLIHSIEILGNTIAALTERCIQGITANQERCLAYAEGSLALVTALNPHIGYLNAAAVAKESLETGKSLRQIVLEKGLMSETELAQVLNLQQMSQIVPLE is encoded by the coding sequence ATGACTCAACAAAAAGATTATCAATACAGAATAGAACGCGACTCAATGGGCGATCGCCAAATTCATGGTAGTGTTTATTACGGCATCCAAACACTGCGAGCCACAGAAAACTTTCCAATTAGCGACCTTAAGCCTTTGCCTACTTACGTAGATGCTTGTGTATTAATCAAAAAAGCTACAGCTATAGTCAACGGCGAACTAGGTTGTATTTCTCAACAGACAAGCCAAGCCATAGTCGAAGCAGCAGATGAAGTTTTAGCCGGAAAATTTCGCGATCAGTTTGTGGTTGATATTTATCAAGCGGGTGCTGGTACTTCCCACCACATGAATGTCAACGAAGTCTTAGCAAATCGGGCATTAGAAATTCTCGGCGAGGAAAAAGGTAACTACAAGCGCGTTAGTCCCAATGACCACGTTAACTACGGTCAGTCTACCAACGATGTGATTCCAACGGCAATTCGCATTGGTGGTTTACTGGCTTTATCTAGAACATTACATCCAGCCTTAGAAAAGGCAATAGCAGCACTGTTTGCGAAAGCAGAAGAATTTCAAGACATTGTTCGTTCTGGCAGAACTCATATGCAAGATGCCGTGCCAGTACGTTTAGGCGAGAATTTTCGGGCTTGGGCATACATTCTCAGCGAACATCAAAATCGAATTTATACTGCCAGTGGGGATTTGATGGTGCTGGGTTTGGGAGGTAGTGCAGCAGGTACGGGGATGAACACCCATTCTCAGTATCGCGCGCGCGTGGTAAGCGTACTTTCAGAGTTGATTGATTGTCCGTTAGAACCCGCACCCCATTTGATGGCAGCCATGCAAAGTATGGCACCATTTGTAAATGTTTCTGGAGCTTTGCGTAACTTAGCCCAAGATTTAGTCAAAATCTCCCACGATTTGCGATTAATGGATTCTGGTCCAAAAACTGGTTTAAAAGAAATTCAGTTACCACCAGTACAACCAGGTTCCTCAATTATGCCAGGAAAATATAATCCGGTCATGGCAGAAATGACATCAATGGTTTGTTTTCAGGTGATGGGTTACGACAGTGCGATCGCATTAGCGGCACAAGCAGGACAATTAGAACTAAATGTGATGATGCCCTTGATTGCTTATAACTTAATTCACAGTATCGAAATTCTCGGCAATACCATCGCTGCACTTACCGAACGGTGTATACAAGGAATTACCGCTAACCAAGAACGTTGTTTGGCTTATGCAGAAGGAAGTTTAGCTTTAGTTACGGCATTAAATCCTCACATTGGCTATTTGAATGCAGCAGCAGTAGCGAAAGAATCATTGGAAACAGGCAAATCCTTACGACAAATAGTACTAGAAAAAGGATTGATGAGTGAAACAGAATTAGCTCAAGTTTTAAATCTCCAGCAAATGAGCCAAATTGTACCTCTTGAATAA